AGGACGGCATGGCCAAAGATGAAATGAAGAAATAATTATCTTTATTGCAAATGCAACGGGCGGTGCTTTTTGGCATCGCCCGTTTCTTTTTGTGGCGAAATGGCCGCCTGGAAGTGCAATATGACGCTCGAGACATGGGCGTTTCGTCGTCCTGTCACATATTTGTTGTATCCTATTGCTTCCTCAACAATGTACCCCCAAGGCTAACGCCATATGCCAGAGCACCCTAGTAGCGTCAAATCATTTGACGCTAAACCCCACCGGTCACTATTCGAACGCCTGACCGCACTGATTTCCCCTGAACCTGAAAATCGCGCCGAGCTGCTCGACGTGCTGCAAGATGCACATGAGCGCAACCTGATCGACGCCGACGCGCTGTCGATGATCGAAGGCGTGTTCCAGGTTTCCGACCTCTCCGCCCGCGACATCATGATCCCGCGCTCGCAAATGGACATGATCGACGTCACCAAACCGATCGAGGACTGGATGCCGGAAGTCCTGTCGACCGCCCACTCGCGCTTCCCCGCTGTCGATGGCGAACGCGACAAGGTGATCGGCATCCTGCTCGCCAAGGATTTGCTGCGCTACTACGCCGAAGATTCATTCGATGTGCGCGACATGCTGCGCCCGGCGGTCTTCATTCCTGAATCGAAACGCCTTAACGTGCTGCTGCGCGATTTCCGCGCCAACCGCAACCACATGGCGATCGTGGTCGACGAATACGGTGGCGTGGCCGGCCTGATCACGATTGAAGACGTGCTGGAACAGATCGTCGGCGACATCGAAGACGAATACGATTTCGACGAAGAAGAAGACAACATCCTCGCCATCCGCGACGGCGACCACGGCGGCCGCTGGCGCGTCAAGGCGCTGACCGAGATCGAACAGTTCAACGAAACGCTGGACACCGCGCTGGCCGACGAAGATGTCGACACCATCGGCGGCCTGGTCGCCAACCACCTGGGCCGCGTGCCGCGCAAAGGCGACGAATTCACGATCGACAATGTGCGCTTTGAAGTGCTGCGCGCCGACGCCCGTCAGGTGCATGTCCTGCTGGTTGAAAAGCTGCCTGACTCTCCTCGGGAAGAGCCTTAAACCAGCGCCAGGCACGGAAGGCTGCGGCCTTTCCGGCCTGCCGAAAGAAAAACAATACCCCTGCCTATGCACTTTCGCCAGATCACCCTTCCCAGACTCTCCTTGCTGCTGCCGCTGGCGGCCCTGACCGGCGCCGTTAATGTTTTCGCCTTCGCTCCATACGGCCTGTGGCCGCTGCAACTGCTGACCCTGGCATTGCTGATCTTTTGCGTGAACCGTGCGGAGAGCGTCAAACAAGCTGCGCTGGTGGGTTGGGCGTATGGCTTCGGTTGGGTGGCGCATGGGGTTTACTGGTTGTACATCTCGATGCACGATTTTGGCGGCATGCCGGGCTGGCTGGCGGCACTCGCGGTGGCGCTACTGGCGCTGGCCATGGGGCTTTACACGGCCTTGTGTACCGGACTCGCGCTGTGGCTGCATCGCCGTTGGGCCGCTTCGCCACTGCTGCTGGCGCTGGCGATCTTCCCGGCGCTATGGGGCTTGACCGAATGGCTGCGCGGCTGGCTGTTCACCGGTTTTCCCTGGCTGATTTCCGGCTATGCCCACACCGCCAGTCCGCTGGCAGGTTTCGCGCCACTGGTCGGCGTCTACGGCATCGGCTGTATCTCGGCGCTGATCGCCGGTTGCCTGGCGTTGCTGCCGCAACGTCGATTGCCGGCCGTCGCTGCATTACTGATCCTGGTTGCCGGTTTCTGCCTGCATCGGATCGACTGGACTGCGCCAAGCGGCCAACCGATCTCGGTGCGCCTGTTGCAAGGCAACGTGCCGCAAGAAGAAAAATTCGACGAAGCCCAGATCGGCAACACGCTGCGTCTGTATGCCGACATGATCCGCGCCGTGCCGGCCGACTTGATCGCTACACCGGAAACCGCAATACCGATCCTGCAAACCCAGCTGCCGCCGGAGTTCCCGGCCGCTCTGATCGCCTTCTCGCAGCAAACCGGCAGCAACATCGCGCTGGGTATTCCGTATATCGATGGACCCAACCGCTATGCAAACAGCGTCATCGGAATTTCCCCGCAGGGCAACAGCGCCGCCCATCCCGGTTTTCGCTACGACAAACAGCATCTGGTGCCGTTTGGCGAATTCGTGCCGTTCGGCTTCCGCTGGTTTGTCGACATGATGAACATCCCGCTCGGCGATTTCACCCGCGGTGCGCGGGTGCAGGCGCCGTTCTCCGTAAGGGACCAATGGGTGCTGCCCAACATCTGCTATGAGGACTTGTTCGGCGAAGAGATCGCCCGGCAACTGGGCGCCACCATGGCCTCCGGCGCGCCTACCGCGACCATGCTGTTGAACATGTCGAATATCGCCTGGTTCGGCAACACCATAGCGTTGCCGCAGCATTTGCAGATTTCGCAAATGCGCAGCCTGGAAACCGGCCGCCCAATGCTGCGCGCAACCAACACCGGCACCACGGCGGTCATCGACCCGCACGGCAATGTCAGCGCACAACTGCCGCGCTACAGCCGAGGCACGCTGGCAGTGTCGGTGCAAGGCTATAGCGGCAGCACGCCATATATCCTGTTCGGCAACCGCCTGTTACTGGCCGCAGCGCTGTTGATGCTTGCAGGCAGCTGGTGGTGGAGCCGGCGTCGACGCCAATAGGCTCCCTGCCCGGCCAAGCTACATAAAGCAAGCAAAACCCGCTAAAATCGTGGCTTTTAGCGCGTTCTCCTTTGCGCCCCATATTCCGCTGCTTAACTGGCTGCGTATTTAGCTATATCAACCGGCACTTGCCGTATAGAAAAGCAACAAACGATGCTGACATTTCAACAAATCATTCTCAAATTACAAGATTATTGGGA
This DNA window, taken from Collimonas arenae, encodes the following:
- a CDS encoding HlyC/CorC family transporter, with protein sequence MPEHPSSVKSFDAKPHRSLFERLTALISPEPENRAELLDVLQDAHERNLIDADALSMIEGVFQVSDLSARDIMIPRSQMDMIDVTKPIEDWMPEVLSTAHSRFPAVDGERDKVIGILLAKDLLRYYAEDSFDVRDMLRPAVFIPESKRLNVLLRDFRANRNHMAIVVDEYGGVAGLITIEDVLEQIVGDIEDEYDFDEEEDNILAIRDGDHGGRWRVKALTEIEQFNETLDTALADEDVDTIGGLVANHLGRVPRKGDEFTIDNVRFEVLRADARQVHVLLVEKLPDSPREEP
- the lnt gene encoding apolipoprotein N-acyltransferase codes for the protein MHFRQITLPRLSLLLPLAALTGAVNVFAFAPYGLWPLQLLTLALLIFCVNRAESVKQAALVGWAYGFGWVAHGVYWLYISMHDFGGMPGWLAALAVALLALAMGLYTALCTGLALWLHRRWAASPLLLALAIFPALWGLTEWLRGWLFTGFPWLISGYAHTASPLAGFAPLVGVYGIGCISALIAGCLALLPQRRLPAVAALLILVAGFCLHRIDWTAPSGQPISVRLLQGNVPQEEKFDEAQIGNTLRLYADMIRAVPADLIATPETAIPILQTQLPPEFPAALIAFSQQTGSNIALGIPYIDGPNRYANSVIGISPQGNSAAHPGFRYDKQHLVPFGEFVPFGFRWFVDMMNIPLGDFTRGARVQAPFSVRDQWVLPNICYEDLFGEEIARQLGATMASGAPTATMLLNMSNIAWFGNTIALPQHLQISQMRSLETGRPMLRATNTGTTAVIDPHGNVSAQLPRYSRGTLAVSVQGYSGSTPYILFGNRLLLAAALLMLAGSWWWSRRRRQ